The genomic window TCAAGTATTCCTTCAAAAGGAAGCTCTAGCTCATCGCTGATTATAACTGGGATACATCCACTAACAATTGCGTCAAACAGGCGAGCAGAAGATGGAGTGTCCCCAGCAGGATTCAAGCAAAAGAGAGACTTGCGCATGCCAGACTGAGCTGCTACTTTCCCCTTAGCCCCAGCAGAACCTTCTTCTATGATTATGTCTTCTATGTTTTGTAATTCTGTCACAAGCTTACTGCGTATCTTCCCACCCTAACAAGGTCAACAAGATAGAAGACCAAAAGGCAATAAGACAACAAAAAGTGGAACTATCACATGCATATATAGATCTGATTTTGTCAAAGGTTGAAATAGTATCAAGAAACTTACAGCATTTCTTTTAAGTCTTCCTCGGAAAAATAGTAACGTACTTCTTTTAGATTGAGTTTCTGACACACACTTATGATCACAAAGGTCAACATTTGGGACATATGGAAGGATAACATCCTTTTCCAGATAAACTTGCCCAGGTTTATACCTGATATAAGGTGGAAACATGAGTTGTGTTGCTCAACTGATGTATGCAAGCAGCATAGAGGCAACGTGGCGAACAATGAAGGAATGAAGACCATACCAGTTCCCAGTAGAATCCATATCAGGTAGAAGCCATATTGCTTTCTTCACAAATCTTCGGACTGACTTAAAAGACCATGGGTGATGAACAGGAATAACATGATCTCTGCCTTCTGAACGTTGCCAAGCAGGTTGATCAGTCACCCACTTCAAAGCTTCCTAATTACAGGGAAGTAATggtaagatcatcttggatataAATAGGGATGAACAGAACAATTAATAACTTGTAATCTAGACAGAGAGTTAGATATTCCTTACAGTCAGGTGAACCCCCCAAAAATATATTACAGATAGTCATAGAATATTGAGTTCATTCCATAGTGTGTTATTATGATTTCTGTTGTGACTGCAGAAACAAACTAAATTTTCTTAATAATTGATGTCAGGTTGATAGCATGAAGAATCAAAGTTTAGCTTGGTCACATGCATGTCCTACAACAAATACTAGCTAAAAAATTAAACCTTGAGAAATGCTCGCACACCCTATAAAGTGCCTTGCATTCTTGTTTCTCCAGCAAGAAGTAACTGATTGTTGTGAAAAATGGCACGTAGAAAATGTCTGCTTCTTCTTGCCGCTCAACCCTGATAACATTCTTCAGAAGTCTTTGTGATTCAGGAGCAATGAGATCAGCCCACAGCCAGTAGTCAATAGAATGCTGCACATGCGAATGGAGATAAATTCAGACAGTAAAACAAGACAAATGGCAAGTTCCAAATTCATAGTGCTACAGTATTACTTAGTATACAGATATTTAACAAAACCGTGTTGGAAAACTGATGTATTAGAAATTGTCATATGCAGAGGTGGTAGATCTAAACACGCAGTAAACAGACCATTCCTTTCCCAGCAAATATTAGTACAGGCTATTCCAGTTCAACCATTTTCCTGCTATATGTAAACAGGATATCGGCAAGAAGTAAGCTATTTACAATTTATTAATGCATTCCAACAAGAGTTTTATGATCTCAAAGAGATCCAAAGAACATCAGCAAACGATACACATCCTTATGTTTGAATCTTGTAATAATTACAAATTACAGCATATTCAGTCGAGAAGCGTATGTGCCTCATTGGTATAGCTTTGCAGCATTGGGTCACAGGAATACCACAGATACCCAGAGCAGCTACAGTGGATCAGCACATAATATTTCTATGAGATCCAACACACTAAAATACAGCTCATTTCAGGAACACTTGAGATCTCCCGAGAGCATCAGAGAACAGATTTATCACAGAGGAATATAGCAACGCAGCATTACTACTAATGCTCCACTTTCAATCAGCAAGCAATCAAATGCCCCACAGTCTACAAACTAAGCGCCGTCCACCACCAAATCTGGGAACAAGGAGATCTCGTGGCATCATCAAAATTAAAACGACGCGAGAATATGATACAAATCGATCTCACCGCTCGCCAACCTGCTCGATGAGCCTGTGCACGGGGCTCCCGTTGGAGGTGAGGTTGGTGGTGTCGCGGTACGAGTCCCTGAACAGCCTGAGCAGGTCGTAGGTGAACTTGCGCGGCATCTCGTACACGTAGACCCTGAGCGGCGCGGGCGCCGCCGGCCACGCGCCCCGGGGGTCCCCGTACAgccgggcctcctcctccctccggatCGCGGCGTCGAGGTCCCCGGGTgccgcggaggaggcggcggggcggtgcgggGAGTCGAGGAAGCGGTCGAGTGAGGCGACGAAGGAGGTGGTGGTGCTACTAGGGTTGGAGAGTGGGCtggcgacggggcgcggcggcgacggggagaggaggaggaagtagacggcggagaagacgaggaggGCGCCGACGGCGAGCAGGCAGCGGGAGGAGGCGCGGCGCGCGTGCGCGAGGGAGGGGAACTGCTTCCCTGCCATGGCTGGAGACTGTCGAGTGGGCTGCAAGTTTTGTGTTAAGCCGAGGCTTATGGTTTGGGCACACCAGATAACCAAAGCTAAAATAAAATTTGAAGGACTGGAGATAGAGGAATTTGGCAAACTCAATCTCGAAGTGATTCAAACGGTCCATGtgttaaattaaaaaaatatatcCTAAAAAGCATACTGAACCTTGCTAAATTGCTATGAAAATCCTACAGTTCAAAGATGCCTCGCTAATTAAAATCCAGCACAAGCACACCTAAACAGACCACCATTATCCATGCCATGAACTCTTAAATATGCACTGCTCCACTGGCAGCAAATCAGCACCTACTGCCAAAATTTCACCGCAACATTCTATCCAGTTGCTTGCAGGTTGCAAAGACACATAAACCTACGACTACTCTAAACCTACCTTATCTTTGTCCTAGGGAAAACCCGACAGGTCAGGGGATCTGGCAATTGCGTTCAAGAAAAAGGGGAGATGGTTTATCAAAACTGAACCAAAAATCTACCAATGTACTTATGCATTACACAGAATTAGTTTTGGCCGTCTGGTTTTGCACGCCCGGAGCTCTTCTTTACTGCCGCGTTGCCCTTCTTCCCGGCGTCGTCACCGCTCGCCCTGGCGTCTTCTTTTCTCTTGCGAATCACCTTGGCATGTTCAAGACGACCGTCGTCGGTGGAGGAGGGAAGATCGGTGACGAAATGCCGAGGCTGAGGAGCAGCAGGTGGTTCCGACGGGGTCTCCATCGGATCAGGGTCGCTGGGCGTTCGGAGCCGGCTGCCGGACGAATCAATATCGGCGCCCTCTGGATAATACAGGTTCCAGGCCCATGGATCAATCGTGAAGACATGGCCAAGACTGTTCCCACTCGACAAGGGCCCCAGATCAAGAGACTCGAACGGGTCGTCGTCAGCAGTCTGTTGGGGATCGGCGCCGGAACCGGATGCTTCGACCTGGCTGTCGGCGGTGCTGTCCGACCAGTTGGCGCCGTTGCGTAAGAGGCCGGCAGACGCCGTCGCCTGCGCTTGCTGCGACGTGTCGGGGCTGGTGTCCGTCAGCGGCTCGTCGACGAGCATCATCGATGACGGCTCGTGCTCCTCCTccgccccttcctcctcctccaccacctcgtccgccggagaggcgccgggatcctcctcctcccctttcttCTTCTCCGGCTTGCGTGTTATCCTGCACAGCACCCACTCGTTGAGCTGCAAGCAAAAACACACGATCGACACACATCATCAAACACAGGGACGCTTGGCACCAAATTAGTTGACATGCATGGAATGAGATGAGATGATGAGATGACGATCTATGGCTGACCAGCATGAAGTTGGGGGCGGACGAGACGGGCATGTTGGAGTCCACGTCCACGAACTCGGCCATCTTCCACTCCGTCTTCTCTATCCGCTTCTTCTTggagtcgccgccgtcgtcgtagaGGAACACCTCGTACGCCAGAGAGTTCCTGAAACCGATCGTCGCCTTCTCCTTCCCGTAGGTGACCGGCATGTTCTTGCCCACCGACTTCCAGCGGCCCGTGTCGCCCGTGTTCCGGCTCGGCCGCCCCCCCTTGGCGTACTTGCGGTTCCTCTGCGTGAACACGTACCAGTAGTCCTCCACGCTCGGGCCCAGCCTCTCCGCTGCCAAAACCAAAGCAAGTTACACGGCCATCAAGAACTCAATCAAGAAGATCAAGATCGATCGGAATCTTCTTATCTTAGAGTGAAACGACGGTGGGCATTAAGCAAGAAGGCAAGAACTCACTGAGAATCTGGGGGTGCTCCGCGTACACGTCGTCGTCGTGCACGAGCGTGGTCGGGGGCGGATCGCCGCGCAGCTTGCTCCGGAGGTAGCAGAGGATGAGCTCCTGGTCGGTCGGGACGAACCGGACGCCGGGGACGTGCAGGTACGGGtacagcgccgcctcgccggactgcTGCTGCGACGACGTTGACGCCTCCAGCAGcatggcggtggacgacgttgGCGCCTCCAGcatggcggtggacgacgttgACGCCTCCAGCATGACGGCGTCCATGATGGCCGCCGACGACGGGTGGTCGCGGCCGGCACGTGCTAATGCTGTCGGATCGTAGCCGAGGACGTTAGGGGTTTGACGCCGCTCTGCTGCCCACAGCACGTACGGAACAAGATTCCTTTTCCGTAACTCAACGGTTTGCACGATTCATATAGCATACGATGGGTTTAGGGGGCTGTGGCCAGCCTGCCTGATGAGGCGATGTACGGACCAAGATTCCTTCTCCGTAACGTTTCCCTAGTTTTTTCTTGTTGAGAAAAACAAGAAAAGTTACCGACTACCTCGCCTTGTCGTCCACGTCGTCTATTGGGGCAGCCCGCGAACCACACTCGCCTACGAACTGGCCCGTTTAGGAACTCTAGTGCTTATTATGTCTCATACCTATATATTATCTCTTCCTAATAATAATAAAGTACTGATTGGGTCTCCGGATTCACCGTCGCGGCGTTTTTAAACAAAGGTCCCTGTGCTTTTTAGGAGTTAACCCACAGTCTATCCATACACAAAAGAAAAAACGGTTCGctggaaaacaaaaaaacaaaacaccCGTACGCAGAGGCCTCCCGTACGCATCTGCCTCCTCGATCCCTCACCCGTGCCCAAGCCACGCCATcctcgcgccgtcgccgccgccgccacacctcCGCCATCTCGCCGCCGCGGCCGCACCCCTCCATAATTGCGAGGAGAGGCGTGGAGGAGAGGCTAAACCGGCGGCGGCCTTGCAAGGGCCAGCGGTGGCACGGTCGTCAAGGACCTGTCGAATCTCGCCGGATCTGGTGGGAAGTGGCGCTCAGACAGTGGATCTCCAAGgaaggcggccggagctcggagcACGACGGTTGGCGGGCGCGGCATGGCATCGGGTAACTCTACCTCCTCTGCTGCCGAGCGCGTGAACCGCCTTCGTCTCCTCCACCCGGCCGGCAAACCCAGCCACCACGCACCTTGTCCCTGCTCGTCCTCCTCTTGGTTGGACCGGGCGCTGCTCGTGCGCTCGTTCACCTCGCGTGGACGGAGCAGAAGGGGGCCGGGGCGACGCGAGCGAAGCAGAGCAGCGCGGCAGGAGTCAGCGAGCATGGGGGCACGAAGCAGAGGCAAAGGCGGCGGCTGGCGACGGACTTGGCGCGATGGCGGTGATCCGATCGGGCGAGAACGAGGCAGGGGCGATGTGGTGGAGGCCCGGCGGCGCGGCTTCCTGTGGGTGCCATGGCGTTGGGTGGGCTCCTGTGCACATCCGAGAGAGAGGTGAGAGCAGAGAAATCACTACCGTTCCAAGGTCTCTGGTCTGGGAGCTTGTGAAGAAGAGCAAGTGCTTCTTGATCAAGCAGTTTGGCAACAGCAACGCCAAGGTCCAGTTTCACAAGGACCCAACAACCTCTACAATGTCCGCTACTACAAGTTCTCAGGTCCATAGCTCTTCACACTTGCACTGTTTTTGGCGGGCTCAAAGTTGTTTATTAGTTCCTCTACAAGGCGCTAACTTGCTGTGGTCTGATGTGGTTTTTTAGGCTTAACAAACAGCAAGACCGTGGCGGTCCAGCCATCAGCGGGAGAGGAGAAGGCTGTTGTCCTGTCCACGAGCAAGACCAAGAAGCAGGACACCTGTGCCAAGCTGTTGCACAAGACTCTAACGCGCAAGCAGTTCTGCAAGATGGCCAAGTCTGTCCAGAATCAGGTACTAACACAACAAAAATTCTTACTTGAAAAGTTAGAATGCACATGTTATGCTTGTTTCTATGCTGCAACTCATTTGTATGTGCACCTGCTCTTATATACATTTAACTGTTTTGTGGATTGTACTATTAACATTTAAGAAGTTTTTCTGTCATTGGGAAATCTGCTTTGGTCTTTGTTTTTAATTGGTAACGAAAGGTATTGCTGTGATGAGCCGTGGCGATAAGGATACCAACGGATCAATTGGTTATTCAATGAAATGCTTTTTACGCTTGGCATTGAGCTCAACCGGTTAAGAAAATTGTTTTTGTTGTATATATTAGATTATTGTGTACACAATTTTCACGTTAGTGAGCACATATTAGATTACTTTCACCCGTTGCAACGCAAGAACATGGAGTTATTCTCATGTTGAAGTTTCCAGCGATAAGAATGGGCTTAGCCAACATCGCTCAGCTGCTGAAATTGCAAATTTGGTGTAGTTATTCATGGTAGAAATTCCAAATTAAGTGGTATATTTTGCCAGATTGAGAAACTGCATACACACCTTTGTCAATGCGCAATCGAACATCCGTCAGGTGCTGATCAGAGGACTACTAAAGTAGGGGAAACACACTTAAGTTTGTTATCCAGAGTTTCTTCAGAAGCTAAACATCAGTGGCATCACAAGTGGGCTTCCTCATTTAATCCAAGAGATCTATCAAGTTGCAAAGATAACAACAGTGAACATGAAATATCTGAAAGCAAATGACCCGAGTATCCTCTACTACTTTGGTTTAGGTGCTATTTATCTTGCTCTGTGTTGAAATATTTTTATCTTCCGTGGATGCAAAGCATCCAGGATGTGATAAATCATTCACTGGATAATGGCATTTATATGTGGTTCCAGTCTTTTCACGGTGCAGGTGAACATGAGAATTCTATCAAAGATAAGTGCCCTTTCAAGATTGACATTGTTCTTTCTTCAGTGTAGGTGCATGATATTACATGattaaacatgccaattttttaaaTTGATTTAGTTGTCTATATTATGCTCTATGTGCTATTACCAACAAAAAAGTAcaccataatataagatgttattacatggACGGAGGGAGATTTTTAGCCTGCAAAGCAACAAATCTATTCCCAGTGTGGCAATAATGTGTTTGCACCAGTTAAGGAAGAATTTGTTTTTCACACTGTAAGAAACACTTCATGTTTCTTCCCCATCATTTAAGTGTGCCATTCTTCTTTGTTCATGTTGCTAATAGGATATATTTCATTATGATGATGTTTCATACTGCTCCTATGGAGTCGCTCTTTGGACTGTTGGACGCGTATATCCAATGAAACTACTTTTCCAGTTGTTGGCTGGAGCTATCACTATGACTGAAAATTTCTTTTCAGTCAAGAAACCAACGACATGTCAACACTTATCAGCGGTTTGCAATCTTTGTTAGACTATGCCTAAGCCAATGGTTAGACAATGTTAGGCAATGTACAAAACATGGACATGATTTATGTAGATTGGGCAGTCCCTTCAAACTGCATTTTTCAATCTTGAGTGGACGATTATATGTTTTCTTATAGAAAATTGACTATATGTTTGATGAATTGACTGATTATTGCCCTGTCAGATTAAACTAGGTCTTAATTTGAAGGTACAATTTAGGCTGCTGGTGCTGGTTTGTTTATTGTACTAATTATGCTCTTTAGACAGAGACATGTTGTCTTCATCATTCCTCAGTCATTATGAGCTGGGCATAGATCGGTGACCCGGTTAATCCTGATTTATTGCAACATATGTTTTCTCCACACAGGTCTAAACAATGCAACCTCTTTTTAGGTTGTGGAAATATGATTCGGATGGAGGTTGATGGACTAGAGCAATTAAGGGATGTGATATTttcttctcccgttgcaacgcacgggcatatgtcctattatatatatatatatatatatatatatatatatatatatataataataataataataataataaagcacgtaGGGTTTCTGTCGTACGTCGTCAGCATTTTTACAGAAATCCCCCTGCTATTTTGGCTATTCAACCCACAGTACTATTATAATATAAGTCAACCCGAAGAGATACTGACAAGAGAGAAAAAGAaataacccacccacccacccgcaCGTCCCTGCCTCCCAATTCCGTAAAAAAACAATCCCATCTCAACGTCCTGCCGCCGGTCACAACACGCGCCGCCGGCCCACCCCACGCCGATACGCGCCGCCGGTGCATCAGTTGGACGACGTGCCTGTCCTCCTTGCGAGCTGCGAGCCAAAAAGAAGCAGCGAGGTTCACTCAAAAGAAAAGCAGTGAGGATGAGCGGCGCAGGATCGGTCGGACCTGGGGGCATGCATGGCGCAGGTGGCGGAGGGAGGTTGTGGGCGTCTGAATCGAGTCGGAGGCGAGGCTGTTGGCCGGATCCGGAGCACGGTTCGGCGACTGGGCGGGCGGCCAGATCGGGCGATGGCAGAAGAGCTCCAGGGCGCCCGTCCATGGCTGTCCTCACCGACgcggggtcggggggggggggggggggtccctggAGGGCACCAGCGGGCCATGCAGTCGGATCCAGCAGCCGACGGATCGAGACGGAGAGGCGGCGACCTCCGTTGCCGGGCTCCCTGAAGAAAACGTGTGAGAGAGATTAGAGAGAGAAGGGGTGGGCATCGGCTTGGCCTGCTTGCGCGCGGTTGGAGGAGGCAGGGCCCTTACCTCGATCTGGCGCCACGGTCCCTAGGGCGTGCGGAGGACAGGAGGAGGGAAGAGAGATGGGGGGTGCGGGGCGGAGAAGAGGAGAGAGCAGCGCTGATGGGGGCGTGGATTGATGACGAGCAGTGCTGTGTGGATAAGGGAGCTCTCCGGTGGGGATTTTTGTCTATTTTTTTATTGATTGCACACCGACCAGAAGCTGCTGGATTGATTTATATTTCCAGTCGATGATTGTGGACCATGTTTTTTTTACCCCATGCCCTTTTGTTGTAGTATTTTTTTGGTGATGCCAGGTAAGTTATATTATTGCTGTACTTAAATGTTGATATTAGTATATGTAGCAACAGACTGTCGGGATGGTAGCTCTAGCCTCTGCCAACGTTCTAAAAATGTAGCATCCGTAccatgcaaaacaaaaaaaatatagcatCCGTTATACTGATATTAAATGTTTTTGGATGCTTCTTTTTCTTGAGCACATACTCCCGTCCATGGTCTCCTTGATCTCAGGATCTACTTATTCTTAATTATCGATTTGATTTGTAGGATTTACATCAGATTGGCGCAATTTGATGAACTTGAATTGTTTTATGTTGGCCATTATAATTTTTGTGTGCTACCAATTGCAAAGAAAATATTCTATATGAGCACCGATTTATAATTACATGCCGTTGTTTGTTGTTATTGATGAGTTTAATGTTCGTGCCAAGCCGTTCGGCGTGCACCGGATAGTGAGGGGGCCGAGGGAGCAAGCGCGTCCGGTGGATGGAGAACATGAGGGGACGAGCGCGATGTATGTGTCCTTGTGGATAAGGGGCACGCAGCACAATGCGTAGTGGGCGGTGGATAGTAGACAGTAGTGGGTGCTAGATGTTGTGCTGCACAGACCCAAAGTTGCTAGACGTGCGCCGATTATAACTTGCTGTTATTTGTTGTTACAAACACATTATCTGATATAATAATTACTTCAATAAAAAATAAGATTCTTTTTAGAGATTATAATATGTACTACATACAGAACAGGGAAGATATTTGGGGCTCACCGTTATATGTTGACCATCAAGATATTTCTCAACTCTGGATGTCACCTATGTCTTGGTGAgatagggaggagagagggagtgaTGATAGCGAGAGTACGACAACGGACGGCGCATCCTGATCGTGTCCTGCTTCACCCCGCACGACAGCTGGGAGGGAAGCACTCCCCTCCGTTGTACCATCTATTGATCCCGCGGCCTGCATATTCCAATCCTGGTCCCCAATGAGGCTAGGTGATAATATCTTGGTAAATGGTCATGTTGACGTGAAGGGTGTGCTCCTACTACCGTCGGCAATGTGTCAACAAAAGAGCGCCAAGCATTATAAACTCTTTACTTTCCAGCCATCATTTTTTTGAAGTGGGAAAGTATAAATATGAATAAATGTTAATAGGGATTGAGAGATATAGGAATTAATATATGATCTATTTGAATCTGCTACACGTATACAAATGATGCACATTTATTTTCGCATCAAAGGAGTAGTCTTTTGATCTACTGAACCAATAAATGTTTAGATTATTGTTACTATTTTTACACATGATTTTTAAATATTAACAATTTATTACACATATTCCAATTTCTTTAGGGTGATTTGAAGGAGTAGGTTTTATTAGCAGAGAAGAAGATAACGAGCTTTTGGGGTAGAATGGGGTCGTCATAAATGGGACCCTTATAAGTCCTACAACCAATTTTAATTGGAAATTCATATTATTCATCATGGTAGGTAAACTATTGAATACCACACAAACTCTCAGATTTATTTTatacccggtgcaacgcacgggctttTTTGCTAGTTATGTCTCAAAAAAAGAAGGAACTCTAGTgcgtttcctttttcttttgagaaaCGCTTGCTTCAGCCGTGCGATCCGCCGCCTTCTCTTTTTTCTTAAACACAGTACAGATGcgagcgctcatatacacgcgcatacactcacccttatgaaggcacacacgcacatcctactcctatgagcacctccgaaagactgagccgacatatcatcttgaaatttacgaagtcaccttaggcacctcgtcgtcgacgggaacgtctcctcccactaaatgcgcatcgccggaagTCCTGAAACAATccagaataaatgcgagcaccaagacttgaaccctggtgggctggggataccacaatccctctaaccatccaaccacaggttggtttgcATCCGTCTCCTCCTCTGTGTGGCATGTGTCCTTTACTTGTCTCTTTCTGCAAAAAAAAAACTGCAACATCATGTGTGTTGCAAAATTGTCTACCACAACAACATCAATGTTGCAAAAAAATTGAAGACAAAAAAATTACAAATATTTCTGCAACATCATCTGTGTTGCAAAATTTTCTTCTGCAACAACACCCACGTTGTaaaaaaaagtgaaaaagaaaaatctacaaCATCACCTATGTTGCAAAATGTTTCTCCAATATAAGCTTTGTTACAAAGGATTCTACAACACTTCCATTGTTACAATCATGAGGACGATGTTAGATGATGGATAGCACTAGATCTAACTGTTGCTGAGGCGGTGGATCTTATAAAAAGATCTCCCGCGAatcatttttctctttctttattttttgtttttgatatttttcttttattttttatatgtgCGAACTTCTTTCAAATTGAACACTTTTCTTCAAAGGAGAGTGACACACGTCGGTCAATAGTCGATAGATCTAGTGTCATCCAACGACCCAACGCCCTACTCACAATTGCAACAAAGATATTGTTGCATAAACTTTTGCAACAAAGCTTATGTTGCAGAAACTTTTGCAACAAAGCTTagactagtagaaaacagggcatcagtcccggttccagagggcctttatTCCCGATTCTTCAATCGGGACTAAACGATCAGGGCTAATGCCCACCACTTTTAGTCCCCGTcgtgttacgaaccgggactaaaggggttccaCGTGGCCGTTGTGGGGTGTCCAGGCAGGAGGACCTATAGTCCTGGTTTGTAACACCGACCAGGACTAAAAGGCAACCACGCGTCAGCAGCTGCAGGTGCTGGGGTATTTTTTTTAAAGGAGGTGTTTAGGGTTTTGAAGGGTTTAGGGGTTTTCATATTGTGtttcccccttttctttctgtgtttgcccTTCAATTCTTTTACGTCTAgggtttcatttttattttatgttttccattcaactcgacgctagctactacatatagcaaatgaaggaaccattacacaacatcgtcatgaacatatatagagagaagtgacctctctttctccgtgcttggtcgaacaacaagttttcgtatatctatccgatgctactacatatagtacatgatcatgcatatatacaatataacatctcttaaGATCCCTAACATCATCTACCAAAATCACATTGCAATTCTcgatggtattc from Triticum aestivum cultivar Chinese Spring chromosome 3B, IWGSC CS RefSeq v2.1, whole genome shotgun sequence includes these protein-coding regions:
- the LOC123071148 gene encoding probable arabinosyltransferase ARAD1, which gives rise to MAGKQFPSLAHARRASSRCLLAVGALLVFSAVYFLLLSPSPPRPVASPLSNPSSTTTSFVASLDRFLDSPHRPAASSAAPGDLDAAIRREEEARLYGDPRGAWPAAPAPLRVYVYEMPRKFTYDLLRLFRDSYRDTTNLTSNGSPVHRLIEQHSIDYWLWADLIAPESQRLLKNVIRVERQEEADIFYVPFFTTISYFLLEKQECKALYREALKWVTDQPAWQRSEGRDHVIPVHHPWSFKSVRRFVKKAIWLLPDMDSTGNWYKPGQVYLEKDVILPYVPNVDLCDHKCVSETQSKRSTLLFFRGRLKRNAGGKIRSKLVTELQNIEDIIIEEGSAGAKGKVAAQSGMRKSLFCLNPAGDTPSSARLFDAIVSGCIPVIISDELELPFEGILDYSKIALFVSSTDAVQPGWLVKYLRGIDAKRVRDMQSNLLKYSRHFLYSSPAQPLGPEDLTWRMIAGKLVNIKLHIQRSWRVVRESRSVCTCECRVVNTTRML
- the LOC123071149 gene encoding NAC transcription factor 32-like, whose translation is MDAVMLEASTSSTAMLEAPTSSTAMLLEASTSSQQQSGEAALYPYLHVPGVRFVPTDQELILCYLRSKLRGDPPPTTLVHDDDVYAEHPQILTERLGPSVEDYWYVFTQRNRKYAKGGRPSRNTGDTGRWKSVGKNMPVTYGKEKATIGFRNSLAYEVFLYDDGGDSKKKRIEKTEWKMAEFVDVDSNMPVSSAPNFMLLNEWVLCRITRKPEKKKGEEEDPGASPADEVVEEEEGAEEEHEPSSMMLVDEPLTDTSPDTSQQAQATASAGLLRNGANWSDSTADSQVEASGSGADPQQTADDDPFESLDLGPLSSGNSLGHVFTIDPWAWNLYYPEGADIDSSGSRLRTPSDPDPMETPSEPPAAPQPRHFVTDLPSSTDDGRLEHAKVIRKRKEDARASGDDAGKKGNAAVKKSSGRAKPDGQN